A section of the Clostridium sp. TW13 genome encodes:
- a CDS encoding glycosyltransferase yields the protein MNDKKVLLALYHDSADNHMNILERFDGWKYQVHVFDNVDIQAAGDIELKPILWKILKENPKKYEISIISDIEKLILDLHKKHSWDYNSFIFDNNTEVNQCTAKSNNDNVCELNFNLYSLKKWEKCNYSNIFNQLADFEFSFSKLTNFLNSAEEISDDYDELLSNYYKVDYKANKIKEYILDLDRNTIDNIEKTICEKFNAANELLKIYLSSFLLNTFKKSEYAEMILNTAINSKSLDANNRFFIRYQLISAGFTDINISNAVRGELQKQLYDKVFEEFSQNVGEYKFIPKKKRNEDLVFVITSQFLTLEHGPTKTALDRCYSLIKYMNKRVILINTAELLTARGIVAMNNITFGSNIAEYTKLDKFPYKDIEVPYYQPNCAMPDVSECINILNLVKKYKPYMIFNIGGNSVVADLSSKIVPTVTISTAGGYAVPPSKGQFFVIGRKPTENDYNQVISQGNKKEALIESLFTFDLKAQEHEYTRKEFTVPEDKFIIAMIGGRLQREVDEEFLDILDKLALKGAFIVSIGGYNLSERHQLKYINLKDNFKDLGFQEDILACIEQVDLYINPNRIGGGTSAVEAMYKSKPVLALNHGDVSILVEDEFTVDDYDEMLEVADKYINDRNFYDDKSKKAKKRAAELMDTKKHFRNLYNTIESSPLFK from the coding sequence TGTTAGCCTTATACCATGATTCAGCTGATAATCATATGAATATATTAGAAAGATTTGATGGGTGGAAGTATCAAGTGCATGTGTTTGATAATGTAGATATCCAAGCAGCTGGTGATATAGAATTAAAACCTATTTTATGGAAAATATTAAAAGAAAATCCGAAGAAGTATGAAATAAGTATTATTAGTGATATAGAAAAACTTATTTTGGATTTGCATAAAAAGCACAGTTGGGATTATAATTCATTTATTTTTGATAATAATACAGAAGTAAATCAATGTACTGCTAAATCAAACAATGACAATGTATGTGAACTTAACTTTAATTTGTATTCGTTGAAAAAGTGGGAGAAATGCAACTATAGTAATATATTCAATCAATTAGCGGATTTTGAATTTTCATTTAGTAAGTTAACTAACTTTTTAAATTCTGCTGAGGAAATAAGTGATGATTATGATGAATTACTAAGTAACTATTATAAAGTTGATTATAAGGCAAATAAGATTAAAGAATATATTTTAGATTTAGATAGAAATACTATAGATAATATAGAAAAAACTATTTGTGAAAAGTTTAATGCTGCTAATGAATTATTAAAAATATATTTATCCTCGTTTCTATTAAATACATTTAAAAAATCTGAATATGCAGAAATGATATTAAATACTGCTATCAATTCTAAGTCTTTAGATGCTAATAATAGATTTTTTATTAGGTATCAGCTTATATCTGCAGGTTTTACTGATATTAATATCAGTAATGCAGTGCGGGGAGAATTGCAAAAGCAGTTATATGATAAAGTATTTGAGGAGTTCTCTCAAAATGTTGGAGAATATAAGTTTATACCTAAAAAGAAAAGAAATGAAGATTTAGTGTTTGTTATTACAAGTCAATTTTTGACTCTAGAACATGGACCAACCAAAACAGCTTTAGATAGGTGCTATAGTTTGATTAAGTACATGAATAAAAGAGTTATTCTTATAAATACTGCTGAATTATTGACTGCTAGAGGTATTGTAGCAATGAATAACATAACTTTTGGAAGCAATATTGCTGAATATACTAAGTTGGATAAGTTTCCATACAAGGATATAGAAGTGCCATATTATCAACCCAATTGTGCAATGCCAGATGTAAGCGAGTGTATAAATATATTGAACTTGGTTAAAAAATATAAACCTTATATGATATTTAATATAGGTGGTAATAGTGTTGTAGCAGACTTGAGTTCAAAGATAGTTCCTACAGTTACAATATCAACTGCAGGGGGATATGCTGTACCCCCTTCTAAGGGGCAATTCTTTGTCATAGGACGTAAACCAACAGAAAATGATTATAATCAGGTGATTTCTCAAGGGAATAAGAAAGAAGCCTTGATTGAAAGTTTATTTACATTTGATTTGAAGGCACAAGAGCATGAATATACACGAAAAGAGTTTACTGTACCAGAAGATAAATTCATAATAGCCATGATAGGAGGAAGACTACAAAGAGAAGTAGATGAAGAGTTTTTAGATATTTTAGATAAATTAGCTTTAAAAGGCGCATTTATTGTTTCTATCGGAGGGTATAATCTCAGTGAAAGGCATCAGTTAAAATATATTAATTTAAAAGATAATTTTAAAGATTTGGGATTTCAAGAAGATATACTAGCCTGCATTGAGCAAGTAGATTTGTATATAAATCCCAATAGAATTGGAGGCGGAACTTCAGCTGTAGAAGCTATGTATAAATCAAAGCCTGTATTAGCTCTAAACCATGGAGATGTATCAATTCTTGTAGAAGATGAATTTACAGTTGATGATTATGATGAAATGTTAGAAGTAGCAGATAAATATATAAATGATAGAAACTTCTATGATGATAAAAGCAAAAAGGCTAAAAAGAGAGCAGCAGAATTGATGGATACAAAAAAACACTTTAGAAATCTATATAACACAATAGAATCCAGTCCATTATTTAAGTAA
- the pseG gene encoding UDP-2,4-diacetamido-2,4,6-trideoxy-beta-L-altropyranose hydrolase, translating to MKIFIRADGGNFIGLGHIMRMLVLAEEFSKKHEVIFLCRIAKIQEKYKAGIDKIQEGGFKVLKISEDDVVNDIIKLQIQHKAKLLITDSYEVNEEYFVKLKPYFDLTCYVDDVNKGKMDVDFIINQNMYAPNMDYFNNINSKTKLFLGTTFCMLRKEFRETYNKKEIRKKVKHILLTLGGMDKDFNTVKILNQISECSQTIHVVIGKAFQESIKIELKQIAEKKHNIILHEDANMSQLMIECDIAIAACGSTLYELCAMRVPTIGIVVAENQELLADIMKGQGVIIDAINSDELENCNIKALLMEAIQNNELRMNIIEKQKVLVNVNGVSKLVREIEGLF from the coding sequence ATGAAGATTTTTATCAGAGCAGATGGTGGGAATTTTATAGGACTTGGGCACATAATGAGGATGCTGGTTTTAGCAGAGGAATTTAGTAAAAAACATGAAGTGATTTTTCTTTGTAGAATTGCTAAGATACAAGAAAAATATAAAGCTGGAATTGACAAAATACAAGAGGGTGGATTTAAAGTTCTTAAAATATCTGAAGATGATGTTGTTAATGACATTATAAAATTACAGATACAGCATAAAGCTAAACTTTTAATTACAGATAGTTATGAAGTAAACGAAGAGTATTTCGTGAAGTTAAAACCATATTTTGATTTGACTTGCTATGTAGATGATGTAAATAAAGGTAAGATGGATGTAGATTTTATAATAAATCAAAATATGTATGCTCCTAATATGGACTATTTTAATAATATAAACAGTAAGACTAAGCTTTTTTTAGGAACTACTTTTTGTATGTTAAGAAAAGAATTTAGAGAAACATATAATAAGAAGGAAATCCGAAAAAAAGTAAAACATATCCTATTGACTCTAGGTGGTATGGATAAAGATTTTAATACTGTAAAAATACTTAACCAGATTTCAGAGTGCTCTCAAACTATTCATGTAGTTATAGGCAAAGCTTTTCAAGAAAGTATTAAAATAGAGCTAAAGCAAATTGCAGAAAAAAAACATAATATTATTTTGCATGAGGATGCAAATATGTCTCAATTAATGATTGAGTGTGATATTGCTATAGCAGCTTGTGGCTCTACTCTATACGAACTTTGTGCCATGAGAGTGCCAACAATAGGAATAGTTGTGGCAGAGAATCAAGAACTTTTAGCTGACATAATGAAAGGACAAGGCGTCATTATTGATGCAATAAATTCAGATGAATTAGAAAACTGTAATATTAAAGCTTTATTAATGGAAGCTATACAGAATAATGAATTGAGAATGAATATTATAGAAAAGCAGAAAGTATTGGTTAATGTTAATGGTGTAAGTAAACTTGTTCGGGAAATTGAAGGATTATTTTAA
- the pseC gene encoding UDP-4-amino-4,6-dideoxy-N-acetyl-beta-L-altrosamine transaminase, with protein sequence MKELAINGGEPIRKTVLSYGRQTIDEDDIQAVADTLRGDYLTTGPKVKAFEEAVAKYVGVKYAVAVSNGTAALHVACLAAGIGKGDEVIVPPITFAASANCVLYCGGIPVFTDIEAATGNIDVSKIEEKITSKTKAIVAVDFTGQSVDIDKIKEIAKKYNLIVIEDGAHSLGSEYKGEKVGTKADLTTFSFHPVKPVTTGEGGMIVTNDEKLYSNLILFRSHGITREESLLVENHGPWYYEQLELGYNYRLPDINCALGLSQLNKIDAFIARRREIVRRYNEAFKDIKEIEIPFEHEYSNSGWHLYVIRLNLQELNVGRKEIFEALQKENIGVNVHYLPVYLHPYYKRIGYKAGLCKESEEYYNRIITLPLFPSMKEQDILDVITSVNKVINYYKK encoded by the coding sequence ATGAAAGAATTAGCTATAAATGGTGGTGAACCTATAAGGAAAACTGTTTTATCTTATGGAAGACAAACCATTGATGAGGACGATATACAAGCAGTAGCAGATACACTTAGAGGAGATTATTTAACTACAGGTCCTAAAGTGAAGGCTTTTGAAGAAGCTGTGGCTAAATATGTTGGAGTAAAATATGCAGTAGCAGTATCAAATGGAACTGCAGCTTTGCATGTAGCCTGTTTGGCTGCAGGTATTGGTAAGGGTGATGAAGTGATAGTTCCGCCAATAACTTTTGCTGCTTCAGCAAATTGCGTTCTTTATTGTGGGGGGATACCGGTTTTTACAGACATAGAGGCTGCTACGGGAAACATTGATGTAAGCAAAATAGAAGAAAAGATAACAAGCAAGACTAAGGCAATAGTAGCTGTAGATTTTACAGGTCAATCAGTAGATATAGACAAAATAAAAGAAATAGCTAAAAAATATAATTTAATTGTTATTGAAGATGGAGCTCATTCTTTAGGCAGCGAATATAAAGGTGAAAAGGTTGGTACAAAAGCAGATTTAACTACATTCTCTTTTCATCCGGTAAAACCTGTAACTACTGGGGAAGGTGGAATGATAGTAACTAATGATGAGAAGTTATATAGTAATTTAATACTTTTTAGATCTCATGGTATTACAAGAGAAGAATCGTTACTAGTTGAAAATCATGGGCCTTGGTATTATGAACAATTAGAACTTGGATATAATTATAGACTTCCTGATATTAACTGTGCTTTAGGATTAAGTCAATTAAATAAGATAGATGCTTTTATTGCAAGAAGAAGAGAAATAGTAAGAAGATATAATGAGGCATTCAAAGATATAAAGGAAATTGAGATACCTTTTGAGCATGAGTATTCAAATTCAGGATGGCATCTATATGTAATCAGATTAAATCTACAAGAATTAAATGTAGGAAGAAAAGAAATTTTTGAAGCACTTCAAAAAGAAAATATAGGTGTAAATGTGCATTATCTACCTGTGTATTTACATCCGTATTATAAAAGAATAGGTTACAAAGCAGGTTTATGTAAAGAAAGTGAAGAGTATTATAATAGAATAATAACTTTACCATTATTTCCATCAATGAAAGAGCAAGATATATTAGATGTAATTACATCTGTTAATAAAGTAATTAACTATTATAAGAAGTAA
- a CDS encoding YjfB family protein has translation MDVGALSMAMSQNSIANAVDLSVMKMAMNSENETSTTIDKMMSNMAVDPNLGTLLDRRA, from the coding sequence ATGGATGTTGGAGCACTATCAATGGCTATGAGTCAAAATTCAATAGCTAATGCAGTAGATTTATCAGTAATGAAAATGGCTATGAATTCAGAAAATGAAACATCAACAACAATAGACAAAATGATGTCCAATATGGCTGTTGATCCTAATCTAGGAACTCTTTTAGATAGAAGAGCATAA
- a CDS encoding flagellin, with amino-acid sequence MRLNHNLNSLNIYRTYTKDLSEQSLALGRISSGSKINSAKEGASQIGQSELLRVQIRGLQAAQKNTQDGASMMQTFDGALDSITSALDRIKELTVQAGNGSYTPSELSAIQKEIDQLKDHVNTTSKDTEFNGVKLLDNKGSFSTDDPVNFNMMSGANVGENIKIPMYNLKANLLGDKKGNTLDKLDVTDPSKADSNMSAIDNALKQVIQVRGKYGALQQRFESTTDNSGQFEQTLQGAESSIRDADLAEEMLGYSKSGILVKSSIAMMAQSNNFPQEVLQILQGIK; translated from the coding sequence ATGAGATTAAATCATAATTTAAATTCTTTAAATATATATAGAACGTATACTAAAGATTTATCAGAGCAATCATTAGCTTTAGGAAGAATTTCATCAGGAAGTAAGATAAATTCTGCTAAGGAAGGTGCAAGTCAAATTGGACAGAGTGAACTTTTAAGAGTTCAGATAAGAGGACTTCAAGCAGCTCAAAAGAATACTCAAGATGGAGCATCAATGATGCAAACTTTTGATGGTGCACTTGATTCCATTACTAGTGCTTTAGATAGAATTAAAGAACTTACTGTACAAGCAGGAAATGGTTCTTATACTCCAAGTGAATTATCTGCGATACAAAAGGAAATTGATCAATTAAAGGATCATGTTAATACCACATCTAAAGATACAGAATTTAATGGTGTGAAGTTATTGGATAATAAAGGATCGTTTTCGACAGATGATCCTGTAAATTTTAATATGATGTCAGGAGCTAATGTTGGTGAAAATATAAAAATTCCAATGTATAATTTAAAAGCAAATTTACTTGGAGATAAAAAAGGCAATACACTAGATAAATTAGATGTAACAGATCCTTCAAAAGCAGATTCTAATATGTCAGCAATAGATAATGCTTTGAAGCAAGTAATACAAGTAAGAGGCAAATATGGTGCGTTACAACAAAGATTTGAATCAACAACTGATAATTCCGGTCAATTTGAGCAGACATTGCAGGGGGCAGAGAGTAGCATAAGAGATGCTGATTTAGCTGAGGAGATGTTAGGATATTCCAAGAGTGGCATATTAGTCAAATCTTCCATTGCGATGATGGCGCAAAGTAATAACTTTCCACAAGAAGTTCTACAAATATTACAAGGCATAAAGTAA
- the flgB gene encoding flagellar basal body rod protein FlgB produces MSINRIDSDTYTYNLIKRGLDATSIRGQVISNNMANINTANYKKSNVSFEDSLKDVTGDMEQDGYVQDDSNSLGTITVQKDNSTSMRSDGNNVDLDVEKVNQAANTMMYNALVTEANNRLNITKSIIAGR; encoded by the coding sequence ATGAGTATTAATAGGATAGATTCAGATACATATACTTATAATTTGATTAAAAGAGGACTTGATGCTACATCAATAAGAGGACAAGTTATATCTAACAATATGGCTAATATTAATACAGCAAATTACAAAAAGTCTAATGTATCATTTGAAGATTCACTTAAAGATGTTACTGGTGATATGGAGCAGGATGGTTATGTGCAAGATGATTCAAATAGTCTTGGGACAATTACTGTGCAAAAAGATAATAGTACAAGTATGAGATCTGATGGCAATAACGTAGATTTAGATGTAGAAAAAGTTAATCAGGCTGCGAATACAATGATGTATAATGCGTTAGTTACAGAAGCAAATAATAGATTAAATATTACAAAGTCAATAATTGCAGGAAGGTAG
- the flgC gene encoding flagellar basal body rod protein FlgC, whose amino-acid sequence MSDLFRALRISASGLSAERLRMDTISSNIANANTTKGADGKPYVRKVAVFQENLDDAMGMNGVKAVKIEEDKSALRKEYDPTNPEADADGFVTKPNVNILNEMADMIAATRSYDANTDTLNANKSMFMKALEIGK is encoded by the coding sequence ATGAGTGATTTATTTAGAGCTTTAAGAATAAGTGCCAGTGGACTTTCAGCAGAAAGACTTAGAATGGATACAATATCTTCAAACATAGCCAATGCAAACACTACTAAAGGTGCGGATGGGAAACCTTATGTAAGAAAAGTAGCAGTTTTTCAAGAAAACTTAGATGATGCTATGGGAATGAATGGTGTAAAAGCTGTTAAGATTGAAGAAGATAAATCTGCCTTAAGAAAAGAATATGATCCTACAAATCCAGAAGCAGATGCAGATGGATTTGTTACAAAACCAAATGTAAATATATTAAATGAAATGGCAGATATGATCGCAGCAACAAGATCATATGATGCGAATACAGATACATTGAATGCAAATAAAAGCATGTTCATGAAAGCATTAGAAATAGGAAAGTAG
- the fliE gene encoding flagellar hook-basal body complex protein FliE: MIVNRFVPSSEIFNTKQSTENNTSTGSPIESFSETLKSKLDEVNQKQIDSDVLANKLIKGEDGVNIHQVMLASTEASMSVNLAIQVRNKLVEAYQEISKIQL; encoded by the coding sequence ATGATAGTTAATAGGTTTGTGCCTAGTTCAGAGATATTTAATACAAAGCAAAGCACTGAAAATAATACATCTACGGGGAGCCCTATAGAAAGTTTCAGTGAAACTTTAAAGTCTAAATTAGATGAAGTTAATCAAAAGCAAATAGATTCTGATGTTCTTGCAAATAAATTAATAAAAGGTGAAGATGGCGTAAATATTCATCAAGTTATGTTAGCATCAACAGAAGCTAGCATGTCAGTGAATTTAGCTATACAAGTTAGAAATAAGTTAGTAGAAGCCTATCAAGAAATATCAAAGATTCAATTGTAA
- the fliF gene encoding flagellar basal-body MS-ring/collar protein FliF, translating into MDKLKGIITKIREKVSGLKKSMKIALIIGIAAVLIGLISLIFISRSNKYAVLFSNLPAKDSQTIISKLTDQKVDYKVDGNTIYVAKDKASELKLKLSPELSGGSVGYELMDSQSSFGMTDEEFKIKKQRMLEGEIEKTIKSFSNVDSAIVHITPSQDSVFVKDSQPGKASVAIKIKAGATLSKDQVKSIVALVSASTENIPKENVQVVDDKMNLLSQNLYSENGENADSQTVEKQKTLESNYESGLEKNIKELLQPVLGNGKVTAKVTVDMDFDSTQKTVVTPDPNKVINSQKTIRETNGNGSGTTTNSSSTVDNNMSNTISTNGNGTSTKEENDTTYTVGNTEVKTITAPGEVKRITASVVVDGQMDAATTKAIQDLVQSAIGYKQDRGDQISVVGMAYNQAEKTQLQKEFDQIKLDEQNAAKTKMYMILGGIGVVLLGGIIFFIIKLKKKRDLEEALEEEEMEKQHLLDVTLNEKVQPEEVFEPINFETKNQKNHVEEEIKKYATEKPEQVADIIKSWLVENER; encoded by the coding sequence GTGGACAAACTAAAAGGAATAATAACGAAGATACGAGAAAAAGTAAGTGGATTAAAGAAATCCATGAAAATAGCTTTGATAATTGGGATTGCAGCTGTTTTGATAGGATTGATTTCACTTATATTTATAAGTAGGTCTAATAAGTATGCTGTCCTTTTTTCTAACCTTCCAGCTAAAGATTCACAGACGATAATTTCTAAGTTGACAGATCAGAAAGTTGATTATAAGGTTGATGGAAATACTATTTATGTAGCAAAAGATAAGGCGAGTGAATTAAAGCTTAAATTATCTCCTGAGTTATCTGGAGGCAGTGTAGGGTATGAATTGATGGACAGTCAAAGTTCTTTTGGAATGACTGATGAGGAATTTAAAATAAAGAAGCAAAGAATGCTAGAAGGTGAAATCGAAAAGACAATAAAGAGCTTTAGCAATGTAGACAGTGCTATAGTACATATAACGCCATCACAAGATTCAGTTTTTGTGAAAGATAGTCAACCAGGAAAGGCTTCGGTTGCTATTAAAATAAAAGCAGGTGCAACTTTAAGTAAGGATCAAGTAAAATCTATAGTAGCACTAGTTTCTGCAAGTACTGAAAACATACCAAAAGAAAATGTACAAGTTGTAGATGATAAAATGAATCTTTTATCACAAAACTTATATTCTGAAAATGGTGAGAATGCTGATTCTCAAACAGTTGAAAAGCAGAAAACATTAGAAAGCAATTATGAAAGTGGTTTAGAGAAGAATATTAAAGAACTTTTACAACCAGTATTAGGTAATGGAAAAGTTACAGCGAAAGTTACTGTAGATATGGATTTTGATTCAACTCAAAAAACTGTAGTAACACCAGATCCAAATAAAGTAATTAATAGTCAAAAGACTATAAGGGAAACTAATGGTAATGGTTCGGGCACTACAACAAATAGCAGTAGTACAGTAGATAATAACATGAGTAACACTATAAGTACTAATGGGAATGGAACAAGTACTAAAGAAGAAAATGATACAACATATACTGTTGGAAATACAGAGGTTAAAACTATTACTGCACCAGGAGAAGTGAAAAGAATTACTGCTTCAGTTGTAGTTGATGGACAAATGGATGCTGCCACAACAAAGGCAATTCAAGATTTAGTTCAATCAGCAATTGGATATAAGCAGGATAGAGGAGATCAGATTAGCGTTGTTGGAATGGCTTATAATCAAGCAGAAAAGACACAACTACAAAAAGAATTTGATCAAATTAAATTAGATGAACAAAATGCTGCAAAAACAAAGATGTATATGATTTTAGGTGGAATTGGAGTAGTTCTGTTAGGAGGAATTATTTTCTTCATAATAAAATTAAAGAAAAAACGTGATTTAGAAGAGGCATTAGAAGAAGAAGAGATGGAAAAACAACATTTATTAGATGTTACATTGAATGAAAAAGTACAACCAGAAGAAGTATTTGAACCAATTAATTTCGAAACTAAGAATCAAAAGAATCATGTCGAGGAAGAAATAAAGAAATATGCAACAGAAAAACCAGAACAGGTAGCAGACATAATTAAATCTTGGTTAGTTGAAAATGAGAGGTGA
- the fliG gene encoding flagellar motor switch protein FliG, with protein MTKEGKLTGIQKAAILFITLGPEASSAIIKRLPESEIQKITYEIANITTVSSDIRKEILDEFLAMNQARDYIKEGGLDYAKVLLGKALGQQKAQEILEKVSEATQQYRPFAIARRADAHQLINVIANEHPQTIALILCYLQSDKAAQVIAELPEDLQSDVAYRLATMSSTSPMVVKEIEKVLESKLSSVVRTETTVIGGLQTIVDILNQVDRTTEKNITEGLEREDAELADKIKSSMFVFEDIILLDDVAIQRVLREVDNKELALALKGCSEEVANAIFKNQSKRAAASLKEDMEYLGPVRITDVEKAQQKIVSIIRRLDDAGEIIISRGGEDAIIV; from the coding sequence ATGACCAAAGAAGGTAAATTAACAGGAATACAAAAGGCAGCTATATTGTTTATTACTCTTGGTCCAGAGGCTTCTTCAGCAATAATTAAGAGATTGCCAGAAAGTGAAATACAAAAAATAACTTATGAAATAGCTAATATAACAACAGTTTCTTCAGATATAAGAAAGGAAATATTAGATGAGTTTCTAGCTATGAATCAAGCTAGAGATTATATAAAAGAAGGCGGATTAGATTATGCAAAGGTTCTTCTTGGAAAAGCTTTAGGTCAGCAAAAAGCACAAGAAATTTTAGAAAAAGTTTCTGAAGCAACTCAACAATACAGACCTTTTGCTATAGCAAGAAGGGCAGATGCGCATCAATTAATAAATGTTATAGCTAATGAGCATCCACAAACTATCGCTTTAATTTTATGTTATCTTCAATCCGATAAGGCAGCTCAAGTTATTGCTGAATTACCAGAAGATTTACAAAGTGATGTGGCATATAGATTGGCTACAATGAGCAGTACTTCACCTATGGTAGTAAAGGAAATAGAAAAGGTTCTTGAAAGCAAGTTATCTAGTGTAGTTAGAACTGAAACTACTGTTATAGGAGGTCTTCAAACTATTGTTGATATTCTTAACCAAGTTGATAGAACTACAGAAAAGAATATTACAGAAGGACTTGAAAGAGAAGATGCTGAGCTTGCTGATAAAATCAAGAGCTCAATGTTTGTATTTGAGGATATCATTCTTCTTGATGACGTTGCAATTCAAAGAGTTCTTAGAGAGGTTGATAATAAGGAACTTGCTCTTGCACTTAAGGGATGTTCAGAAGAAGTTGCAAATGCTATATTTAAGAACCAATCTAAGAGAGCTGCTGCATCTTTAAAAGAAGATATGGAATATCTAGGTCCAGTAAGAATTACAGATGTTGAAAAAGCTCAACAGAAGATTGTATCAATTATTAGAAGGTTAGACGACGCTGGAGAAATAATAATTTCAAGAGGTGGAGAAGATGCAATCATCGT